Within the Enterococcus hirae ATCC 9790 genome, the region CAAAAACTCTCTGTGAAAAGTTATATTAGAAATTATTTATCTAATGAGAAATACGTCACAGGTTTGTTTCAAAGATTTCCTGTTTTATTCAATTTAATAGATAAAAAAATCAAAGAAACAATTTGTTACATTTCTGAAGTTATCCAACATGTAGAGTATGATTCAAAGGAAATTAACGAATTGTTTAGTATTCAACTTGATCAAGAAATAGGAGTTGAATTTTCTTCGGGTGATCCGCATCTGTCAGGAAAATTTCCACTCGTGATAACAGGTAAAAAGAATAAAATTATTTATAAACCACGAAGTAATTACAATGATTTATTATTTGGAGAATGCGTTGCTTTATTTAATAAAAATAATTTTAACAAACAACTAGCACAAATAAAATTATTGAATCGTAAAACGTATTCTTGGTCAGAATTTGTTGTAAGTGATCCTTGTCAATCAGAAGAAGAAGTTCAAGATTTCTATTATAAAATGGGGGCAATTATTGCAATTCTTTTCTATTTAAATGCTTCGGATATTCATCTTGAAAATCTAATTGCAAGTGGTGGTTCACCCATGCTCATTGATTTAGAATGCTTGTTTAACAATTTAGATCGTATGGAAGCATTATCTGTAAATGATAAGATACATGAATTTTTGACTAATTCTGTTCTTAATTCTGGAATTGTACCTATGTACAACGAATTTTTTAAAGATGATATTTCGGCTTTAGGAAGTCATGAAAACTTATTCCAACGTTTTTCAGTACCACAATTGATTGTTTCAGAAGATGATTTAGAAATTAAATTCACTGAAAATTCTGATGAATTTAAATATTCATATTCTAATGTTCCGATGTATCATGGACAAAATTATCGTTTTTTAGACTATAAGCAACAGATCTATCAAGGATTTACAGAAACATTTCACCTATTTTTGGATAAAAAATCAGAGCTGATTGATATTGTTGAGCGCTATAAAAATGATATTACTATCCGACATTTAATAAAACCAACAGCAACTTACAGTAAAATAGCGACTTTAAGTTATCATCCTAGGTTCTTGACAGCACCGTTTGATCGCTTGTTATTTGTCTATTCTCAAATGGCAAGATTTGGTTCTACACCATTTCTTACCTATGAAATTGAGGACATACTAGAGGGGGATATCCCTTATGTTTTTTCAAAACTTAACTCAAATACACTTAACATTTCAAAAAAATGACATTTACGAATAACAGTCGTATAGATTTCTTAACACTATGGAAAAAAAAGATCCATTCTCTTAGTGAGAAAGATTTAAACTACCAATTAAATATTTTGCAAAAAAGCTTTGGAGATAAAAATATTACGTTAGAAGATCTTTTTATAATTGGAGAAAAAAATGATGAGATCAAGACTTTAGAATCTTACATCCATAGTAAAAGGATAGTACACAATAAGCAGGTGACGTGGCTTCATACCGGTTATGAAGATTTAACAAAAGACAAAGATTTTAAAATTCGTTTAAAACTGCAGCCAATGAATAACAGTTTGTATAATGGGAAAATTGGTGTAGCAATCACTTACTATTATTTATGGAAAACAAAAAATGATTTTGATTACAAAAACAGATTTCTATTAATATTGAATGATTTACTTGATCATTTTGATTTATCTAATCAAAAAAATTATGATATAGGGGTTTTTTCTGGATTAGGTGGTTATATCTATTTATTTAATTTGATTGCTCCATCCTTGCGAACATCAAAACTGATCGCAATTGAGCAAGATATCCTTCAATATCTGGGACAAAAAATAAAAAAAGACAAAATTCTGGATATTATGAGTGGTACGGCGGGGTTATTACTACTTTTTTGTAATATTTATAAAAAGAGCCCTAATAAAGAATTAAAAAAATTAATTGGACTTTGTGTGGAGAATTTATTAAATAATTTAATAGAATCAGAGGGAAAAGGAAGTTATTGGGAATCCTCTGTAGAAAAGAAACTTATTTTAGGTTTTTCTCACGGAACATCAGGTATTCTTTATGCTTTAGCGATTTATGAAGAGTTATTTTCGGTAACCAAAATAAAAGAAACGATTGGCGCAGTTACCTTATTTGAAAACCAACATCGTAAAAACGGTGTGTGGTTTGATACAAGAGGAGAAAAATGGATTGAGCAAAATACTTTTTATTGTAATGGTCTTGTAGGAATGCTTACTCATCGATATCTTATGGAAGGAGAAAGCCCAGAGGAGCTATTATATTTTGCTCGATTAAAAGAAGAATTAAACAAAGAACGTGTAGATAGTTGCTTATGTCATGGCTTTTTAGGAAATATGTGGCTTTACCGTCATTTCTTCATTCATCATAATATAAAGTCATATGCGTTCTTACTCGATGATTGGAATGCATACTTAGACAAACGAACAATTAATGAAAGTTGTTTAGAAGACGAGTTTCTAGATGTTGGTTTGATGACCGGTCTTTCCGGGGTGATTTTGGGATTGTTAGCGTTGGAGAACCCTAACATACCAAACATACTTTTATTCGATTTATAGATAAATCCTTCAACCGAAAATACGAATGAAGAGATAGGATCTGATTGAATAATAGATTGATAAGTGTAACAAACAGTTGATGACAATAAAAAATGATTGATCAACTTGAAAGGAGGTGAAGAAAATGGCAGTAGGACTATTAATGAAAGCAGGCAATGTTTCTGAAGAATTAGCAGTATTAAACAACGAACATAGTTTGAATGCTTCGCTAGATACCATCTGCGGAACAATGGGTAGCCTTGGTTGTGGTAGTTTTGGTTGTGGCTCTTTATCTAGCTGTTGCTAAAATATATACGGATGAAAGGTTTCAGAGGTTTTATTGTGAATATTGAAAAATAATAATTCAGAATGAAGAGTCTGAATCTGGGACATTAATCAGAAAAAATCTGATTAATGTCCTACTTTTTTTAGTAAAAAGATTCCTTCAGACTCATTCGTTTTATTTCTTATCCAGCATTTCTCGATCTTTTTCGATCGTTGTATTGATCCCTTTGATAATAGCAGGAATGAAGCCAGCTTCTTCTAAAGCCACAACACCTGCAACGGTTGTTCCGCCAGGGGAAGAAACCTGGTCAACTAGCTCCCAAGGGTTTTCATCACTTGCTAGGAATTTTTGACAAGATCCCATAATAGCTTTGGCAGCGATCTCGGTTGCCATTTTTTTAGGTAAGCCATTAAAGACACCCGCACGACCCATGGCATCGATCAACATATAAATAAATGCTGGTGAACTACCGGCTAACCCAATAAACGTACTGAAATCACCTTCTGCCAGTGGATAGACACTGCCGATTGCTTCAAAGATTTGCGTTGCTTCTTTGAATTCCTCATATGTGACATGATGATTTTTACAGATAGCAGAGACACCTGCACCCACACTAACGTTTACGTTTGGCATGACACGAATGATTTTCGCTTCGGGGTCATTTAGGGCTTTTTCCAGATCATGTAATGATTTTCCTGAAGCAATTGAAATAAAGAGACATTTCTGACTATATTTTCTTAAATCCTTCAGTACTTGGTCAATGATTTTAGGTTTGACTGCCAGTAAAATGACATCTACTTGTTTTGCGACTTCTTGATTTGTTTGACAGGCGGTTACACCAGTTGCTTCTGCAAAACGTTGTGCATTTTCGAAATGACCACTTGAGACAAAAATATCTTCTTTAGCCACTGTTTCGTGTTCAATCAAGCCGTTAATGATTGCTTGCGCCATATTACCTGTTCCAATGAATCCAATTTTCATGTTATCCTCTCCTTTTGTTTTAGCATAGCTTTCTTTTCAATGAAGGGCAAGCAAAGAATAAAGCGTGTGGATAATAGATACATAAACAGGTGAAACTAGTGCATAAGTGGTAAAAATAAGGTAAATAAGCTAACATTGATTTATAAATTGAAAGTTTTCAAGTAAGGATGGTAAAGTGTGAAAAATAAAAGTCATACGGCATTTCAGTGGTTGAAAAATCATAGCTTGATTTTAAAAATGATTTTTTTTGGATCTATTATAGTTTTCGTTGCCAATCAAGTCGTAAATATTGCAAATGGAATGAGTTGGCAAGATATTTGGCAAACTATGCGACAACAAAGTTATGTTACGCTGTGTTTAATGGTTTTAGTGGGGTTGATCGGTGTTTTGCCAATGTTGTTGTATGACTGGGTGACGATTCGCGTGTTGGAAAAACAAGGGAAACCTAAAATGAAGCGTCACGATTTTTTCTTAGCTGCTTTTATTACGAATACAATTAATAACTTAGCGGGCTTTGGAGGAATTGTTGGAGCTAGTCTTAGAGCAAATTTTTATGGAAAAGAAACAAATCGGAAAATGGTACTTGCTACCGTTTCTAAAGTTGCATTATTTATGTTGACTGGTTTATCATTATGGTCATTTCTAACGTTCATTGATGTTTTTTTTCTACAAACTACTAGTATTTTTAGAAGTTATTGGATTTGGTTACTTGGCGGTAGTGTGATAGCACCGGCTATTTTTTTCTTTGCTTATTTAAAAAGAAGAACATTATTTGCGGAATTCTATCCTAAGGGTCTAGTCGGGTTACTGTTAGCTTCTGTGGGGCAATGGACTGGAGCATTGGTCGTTTTTTTAGCGATTGGTTATTTGATGGATGTAGATATTTCCTTATTTTCGATTTATCCAATGTTTATTATCGCTACGTTAATCGGTATGTTGACAATGGTTCCTGGGGGTGTCGGGACATTTGATGTGTTGATGATCTTAGGTATGAGTCAGTTAGCTGTTCGACAAGATATTGCAGTGGTTTGGTTACTTTATTACCGTTTG harbors:
- the lanM gene encoding type 2 lanthipeptide synthetase LanM; the encoded protein is MDNYELLEYNLAEFMTSDMQEEFLQFFHFQNINEFKEQYVHSKKLLKDQNEEMLNELKEWRQVDSIEKFSQQVTIKLTEQYFMKYPNLIKYKNVSNNINENLCKDIHEILLRTIVYDFNLLKSQLQKLSVKSYIRNYLSNEKYVTGLFQRFPVLFNLIDKKIKETICYISEVIQHVEYDSKEINELFSIQLDQEIGVEFSSGDPHLSGKFPLVITGKKNKIIYKPRSNYNDLLFGECVALFNKNNFNKQLAQIKLLNRKTYSWSEFVVSDPCQSEEEVQDFYYKMGAIIAILFYLNASDIHLENLIASGGSPMLIDLECLFNNLDRMEALSVNDKIHEFLTNSVLNSGIVPMYNEFFKDDISALGSHENLFQRFSVPQLIVSEDDLEIKFTENSDEFKYSYSNVPMYHGQNYRFLDYKQQIYQGFTETFHLFLDKKSELIDIVERYKNDITIRHLIKPTATYSKIATLSYHPRFLTAPFDRLLFVYSQMARFGSTPFLTYEIEDILEGDIPYVFSKLNSNTLNISKK
- a CDS encoding lanthionine synthetase LanC family protein; the protein is MTFTNNSRIDFLTLWKKKIHSLSEKDLNYQLNILQKSFGDKNITLEDLFIIGEKNDEIKTLESYIHSKRIVHNKQVTWLHTGYEDLTKDKDFKIRLKLQPMNNSLYNGKIGVAITYYYLWKTKNDFDYKNRFLLILNDLLDHFDLSNQKNYDIGVFSGLGGYIYLFNLIAPSLRTSKLIAIEQDILQYLGQKIKKDKILDIMSGTAGLLLLFCNIYKKSPNKELKKLIGLCVENLLNNLIESEGKGSYWESSVEKKLILGFSHGTSGILYALAIYEELFSVTKIKETIGAVTLFENQHRKNGVWFDTRGEKWIEQNTFYCNGLVGMLTHRYLMEGESPEELLYFARLKEELNKERVDSCLCHGFLGNMWLYRHFFIHHNIKSYAFLLDDWNAYLDKRTINESCLEDEFLDVGLMTGLSGVILGLLALENPNIPNILLFDL
- the proC gene encoding pyrroline-5-carboxylate reductase; translation: MKIGFIGTGNMAQAIINGLIEHETVAKEDIFVSSGHFENAQRFAEATGVTACQTNQEVAKQVDVILLAVKPKIIDQVLKDLRKYSQKCLFISIASGKSLHDLEKALNDPEAKIIRVMPNVNVSVGAGVSAICKNHHVTYEEFKEATQIFEAIGSVYPLAEGDFSTFIGLAGSSPAFIYMLIDAMGRAGVFNGLPKKMATEIAAKAIMGSCQKFLASDENPWELVDQVSSPGGTTVAGVVALEEAGFIPAIIKGINTTIEKDREMLDKK